One Pseudodesulfovibrio cashew DNA window includes the following coding sequences:
- a CDS encoding flagellin, with the protein MALAINHNLMAMNASRNLGATFGDLATSTRRLSSGLRISQASDDAAGLAIRELMRAEIASLNQGIRNANDAISLVQTADGALGVIDEKLIRMKELAMQAATGTYNSDQRLIIDSEYQAMASEITRIAQSTDFNGIHLLNGNLSGAHNGTGLQASGRLKVHFGTGNDCAEDYYYIQINTATASALGVGGGTRRIDNLDQAGILAANAGATFIATGTWQVGLPLYNNTPDPPRSEFASGSQAQLYTYNGNVYAVMTDTTGSQRALRYSGVTYQGEGGLTVTEVTTPPGSHVDTQERAQEALDPLNRAIISKDTIRANLGALQNRLENTVTALEIQAENLQAAESRISDVDVATEMTEFVRNQIKAQAAVSMLSQANSLPRMALSLIG; encoded by the coding sequence GTGGCACTGGCAATCAATCATAACCTGATGGCGATGAACGCCTCCCGGAACCTGGGCGCGACCTTCGGCGACCTGGCGACCTCCACACGTCGTCTTTCTTCCGGACTGCGCATCTCCCAGGCCTCGGACGATGCAGCCGGGCTGGCCATCCGCGAACTCATGCGGGCCGAGATTGCTTCCCTGAATCAGGGCATTCGAAATGCCAACGATGCCATCTCCCTTGTCCAGACTGCTGACGGCGCTCTCGGGGTCATCGACGAGAAGCTCATTCGCATGAAAGAGCTGGCAATGCAGGCCGCCACCGGAACCTACAATTCGGACCAGCGGTTGATCATCGACTCCGAATACCAGGCCATGGCCAGTGAGATCACCCGCATCGCCCAGTCCACCGACTTCAACGGCATCCACCTGCTTAACGGCAACCTGTCCGGTGCGCACAACGGCACCGGGCTTCAGGCCTCCGGCAGGCTCAAGGTCCACTTCGGCACGGGCAACGACTGCGCCGAGGACTACTATTACATCCAGATTAATACGGCCACGGCCAGCGCCCTCGGCGTTGGAGGCGGTACCAGGCGGATAGATAACCTCGACCAAGCAGGCATCCTGGCAGCAAATGCCGGAGCCACTTTCATCGCCACCGGAACCTGGCAGGTGGGGTTGCCTCTCTATAACAATACGCCGGACCCGCCCCGGAGCGAATTTGCCTCTGGATCCCAGGCCCAATTGTATACCTACAACGGCAACGTTTATGCGGTGATGACCGACACGACCGGCAGCCAGCGCGCCCTGCGTTATTCTGGCGTGACCTATCAGGGAGAGGGCGGCCTCACCGTGACCGAGGTTACCACGCCTCCGGGCAGCCACGTGGACACCCAGGAGCGGGCGCAGGAGGCTCTTGATCCGCTCAACCGGGCCATCATCTCCAAGGACACCATCCGCGCCAATCTGGGTGCGTTGCAGAACCGGCTGGAGAACACGGTCACCGCCCTGGAGATCCAGGCCGAAAACCTTCAGGCCGCCGAGTCGCGCATCTCGGACGTGGACGTGGCCACCGAGATGACCGAGTTCGTGCGCAACCAGATCAAGGCCCAGGCCGCCGTCTCCATGCTTTCACAGGCCAACTCCCTGCCGAGAATGGCTCTCTCGCTTATCGGCTAG
- the truA gene encoding tRNA pseudouridine(38-40) synthase TruA: MARVKLTLAYDGTDFSGWQLQPYGRTVQGELERALGKILGAPPRVHGSGRTDAGVHALGQAAHFDSPDERADLPWQRALNAILPKDVRVVDCVVTDEDFHARYSATGKTYEYALWHTREFCLPQRRRFVWNCGPVDFEAMEAAARVFLGEHDFASFQNVGTPVKSTVRTITGISRHPGPSGHETVWRFTANGFLKQMVRNLTGCLVAAGRGRLSPDEIRTILESGDRSLAPATAPPQGLTLVSVSYP; the protein is encoded by the coding sequence ATGGCTCGCGTCAAGCTCACCCTAGCCTACGACGGCACCGACTTTTCCGGCTGGCAATTGCAGCCCTACGGCCGCACCGTGCAGGGTGAGCTGGAACGCGCCCTGGGTAAAATCCTGGGCGCGCCGCCGCGTGTACACGGCTCCGGGCGTACGGACGCCGGGGTCCATGCCCTGGGCCAGGCCGCACACTTCGACAGCCCGGACGAACGGGCCGACCTGCCCTGGCAGCGGGCGCTCAACGCCATCCTGCCCAAGGACGTTCGCGTCGTGGATTGTGTCGTGACCGACGAGGACTTCCATGCCCGCTACTCGGCCACGGGAAAAACCTACGAGTATGCTCTCTGGCACACCCGCGAGTTCTGCCTGCCCCAGCGCAGGCGATTCGTCTGGAACTGCGGCCCCGTGGATTTCGAGGCCATGGAAGCGGCAGCCCGCGTCTTTCTGGGTGAGCACGACTTTGCCTCCTTCCAGAACGTGGGCACCCCGGTCAAATCCACGGTGCGGACCATAACGGGTATCTCGCGCCACCCAGGCCCCAGCGGACACGAAACAGTCTGGCGGTTCACGGCCAACGGCTTCCTCAAACAGATGGTGCGCAATCTGACGGGCTGCCTGGTGGCCGCCGGACGCGGCAGGCTTTCGCCCGACGAGATCAGGACCATTCTGGAAAGCGGCGATCGGAGCCTTGCGCCCGCCACGGCCCCTCCGCAGGGGCTCACCCTTGTCTCTGTAAGCTATCCCTGA
- a CDS encoding YraN family protein gives MGLIARILPSRRRGEQGEEAAARFLKTRGFRVLERNWRYRQWELDLICRDRDTLVFVEVKTRAATTMGSPADGLGRRKRERLVKAASRYLSTKNLWDMPCRFDFVAVVDREGSLEVEHVENAFDLTGME, from the coding sequence ATGGGTCTGATTGCACGAATTCTGCCGTCCAGGCGGCGTGGGGAACAGGGCGAGGAAGCGGCCGCCCGGTTCCTCAAGACGCGTGGCTTCCGCGTGCTGGAGCGCAACTGGCGATACCGGCAGTGGGAGCTGGACCTGATATGTCGCGACAGGGACACCCTGGTTTTCGTTGAGGTCAAGACCCGGGCGGCCACGACCATGGGCTCACCAGCCGACGGGCTGGGCAGGCGGAAGCGGGAACGGCTGGTCAAGGCCGCGAGCCGGTATCTTTCCACCAAGAACCTGTGGGACATGCCGTGCCGCTTCGACTTCGTTGCCGTGGTGGACAGGGAGGGCTCCCTGGAAGTGGAGCATGTTGAAAACGCTTTTGATCTGACAGGGATGGAGTAA
- the rsmI gene encoding 16S rRNA (cytidine(1402)-2'-O)-methyltransferase: MDETGKLWVVATPLGNADDLSPRARAVLEDADVVLAEDTRRAGLLFKRLELERHGRLMSFFEHNEDKRLPRVLEFLEEGLSVALISDAGTPLLSDPGFTLVRACRERNIPVSPVPGPSAPVTALSASGLPPLPYTFLGFMPRRKSQTEKLLAAHRDTGATLVLFERKSRLEGTLRIAGEALGGREFCVARELTKEYEEFLYGSLDALELFDCDLRGELTVIIGPGGGEGEVSEDDLARLIEEEREAGGKPKEIARRVAERAPGWTAKEIYGLMRD; the protein is encoded by the coding sequence ATGGACGAGACGGGTAAACTGTGGGTGGTAGCCACCCCTCTGGGCAATGCGGACGATCTGTCGCCGCGCGCCAGGGCAGTGCTGGAGGACGCGGACGTGGTTCTGGCCGAGGACACCCGCCGGGCCGGACTGCTCTTCAAGCGGCTGGAGTTGGAGCGCCATGGCCGCCTCATGTCTTTCTTCGAGCACAACGAGGACAAGCGGCTGCCCCGTGTTCTCGAATTTCTGGAGGAGGGCCTTTCCGTGGCCCTGATCTCCGATGCCGGGACCCCGCTGCTCTCCGACCCCGGCTTTACCCTGGTCCGAGCCTGCCGCGAGCGGAATATCCCGGTCTCGCCCGTGCCCGGCCCCAGCGCGCCAGTTACCGCGCTTTCGGCCTCGGGGCTGCCGCCGCTGCCCTACACCTTTCTCGGCTTCATGCCGCGCCGCAAGTCTCAGACCGAAAAGCTGCTCGCCGCCCATCGCGACACCGGGGCCACGCTGGTCCTGTTCGAACGCAAGTCGCGTCTGGAGGGCACCCTGCGTATCGCCGGGGAAGCCCTCGGCGGACGGGAGTTCTGCGTGGCTCGGGAGCTGACCAAGGAGTACGAGGAGTTCCTGTACGGCTCGTTGGACGCACTGGAGCTATTCGATTGCGACCTGCGCGGCGAGTTGACGGTTATCATCGGCCCCGGCGGTGGAGAGGGCGAAGTGTCAGAGGACGACCTGGCCCGACTCATCGAAGAGGAACGCGAGGCCGGCGGCAAGCCCAAGGAGATCGCCCGGCGCGTTGCCGAGCGGGCGCCCGGCTGGACCGCCAAGGAGATTTACGGGCTGATGCGCGATTGA
- the bioB gene encoding biotin synthase BioB, with product MSLDVISRKVLDGAAPSDSDIRYLIGLPDERLGELLRAAHAIRTAHFGNRIGLCAIINAKSGTCSEDCAFCAQSGHHRAESPEYPLLSPEEIAAAGEAARRNGASRFGIVASGKLVSSADLAGFTDAVRRLAALGVKPDLSPGILDCSQLKALKVAGLAGYHHNLETSASFFPNICTTHSYDEDVRAVRAGLEAGLYVCSGGIFGVGESWDDRVELALLLRDLGVPSVPMNFLIRMVGTPLENQEVLTSGEALKIVALYRFLLPDRALRICGGRLTVFGAAGKKALLTAGASGLMIGDYLTTRGGDPEGDLREIEEAGLVPETIKA from the coding sequence ATGAGTCTCGACGTTATTTCCCGCAAGGTTCTGGACGGGGCCGCGCCCTCCGATTCCGACATCCGCTACCTGATCGGCCTGCCCGATGAACGGTTGGGCGAGTTGCTCCGGGCGGCCCACGCCATCCGAACGGCCCATTTCGGCAACCGGATCGGACTGTGCGCCATCATCAACGCTAAGTCGGGCACCTGTTCCGAGGACTGCGCCTTTTGTGCCCAGTCAGGGCATCACCGGGCCGAGAGCCCCGAGTATCCGCTCTTGTCGCCAGAGGAGATCGCGGCAGCGGGCGAGGCGGCACGCCGCAATGGCGCGTCTCGATTCGGGATTGTTGCCAGCGGCAAACTGGTGAGCAGCGCGGACCTGGCCGGTTTCACCGACGCGGTCCGGCGGCTTGCGGCCCTCGGGGTCAAGCCGGACCTCTCTCCTGGCATTCTCGACTGTTCGCAGCTAAAAGCATTGAAAGTCGCAGGGCTCGCGGGCTATCATCATAATTTGGAAACCTCGGCCTCCTTTTTCCCGAACATCTGTACCACCCATTCCTACGACGAAGATGTGCGGGCCGTGCGGGCCGGACTGGAAGCGGGCCTGTACGTCTGCTCGGGCGGCATTTTCGGCGTGGGCGAGTCCTGGGACGACCGGGTGGAGCTGGCTCTGCTGCTCAGGGATCTCGGTGTGCCCTCCGTGCCCATGAATTTTTTGATTCGCATGGTAGGCACCCCGCTGGAAAACCAGGAAGTGCTCACCTCAGGGGAGGCGCTGAAGATTGTGGCCCTGTACCGTTTTCTCCTGCCGGATCGCGCCCTGCGTATCTGCGGCGGGCGGCTCACGGTGTTCGGCGCGGCGGGAAAGAAGGCGCTGCTGACCGCAGGAGCCAGCGGACTGATGATCGGCGACTACCTGACCACCCGGGGCGGCGACCCGGAAGGGGACCTGCGCGAGATCGAAGAAGCGGGACTTGTCCCGGAGACCATCAAGGCGTAA
- a CDS encoding biotin transporter BioY produces the protein MTKNSLTDLHLLVWTALMAAAIGAGAYLIVPIGPVPISMQPFFIFLAGYVLGARRGALAVGLYLLAGTIGLPVFAGGKSGLGHLLGPTGGYLFGFMVSAWLCGLAGHHERVIPWIKGLAFGAGALLTAYAAGAAWLKFALGLTWYKAWLAGVVPFIPWDAVKVVLALLCVRYLARHNLLPGQR, from the coding sequence ATGACGAAGAATTCCCTGACCGACCTGCATCTGCTCGTTTGGACCGCGCTCATGGCGGCGGCCATCGGCGCGGGTGCATACCTCATCGTGCCCATCGGGCCGGTGCCTATTTCCATGCAGCCCTTTTTCATCTTCCTGGCCGGGTACGTGCTCGGCGCCAGGCGCGGTGCGCTGGCCGTGGGGCTTTACCTGCTGGCCGGAACCATCGGGCTGCCGGTCTTCGCGGGCGGCAAGTCCGGCCTGGGCCATCTGCTGGGCCCCACCGGAGGCTATCTATTCGGTTTCATGGTCTCTGCCTGGCTGTGCGGCCTGGCAGGCCACCACGAGCGGGTCATCCCCTGGATCAAAGGGCTGGCCTTCGGCGCGGGGGCACTGCTCACGGCCTATGCCGCAGGCGCGGCCTGGCTCAAGTTCGCCCTGGGCCTGACCTGGTACAAGGCCTGGCTGGCGGGCGTGGTCCCGTTCATCCCGTGGGACGCCGTCAAGGTCGTCCTCGCCCTGCTCTGCGTCCGCTATCTGGCCAGACACAACCTGTTGCCGGGACAGCGCTAG